One Nostoc punctiforme PCC 73102 DNA window includes the following coding sequences:
- a CDS encoding Uma2 family endonuclease — MIASPQQNYLTAEEYLQMEEQSNIKHEYIDGYIYAMAGALDPHVTIALNLASLLRNHVRGSGCRVYIADMKARIESLNRFYYPDVMVTCDQRDQETPGYKRFPCLIVEVLSNSTEAFDRGDKFADYQTLESLQEYVLINTKRQRVESFRRNEQGLWVLQSYTAEHQSFRLNSVDFEETMASLYEDVVFE; from the coding sequence ATGATAGCCTCGCCCCAACAAAACTACCTCACTGCTGAAGAATACCTCCAAATGGAGGAACAGAGCAATATCAAGCATGAATATATCGACGGCTACATCTATGCAATGGCTGGAGCGCTTGATCCACACGTTACCATTGCTCTTAACCTGGCATCTCTCCTCCGTAATCATGTGCGCGGCTCTGGTTGTCGTGTTTACATCGCTGACATGAAAGCCCGAATTGAATCTCTGAATCGCTTTTATTATCCCGATGTGATGGTTACTTGCGATCAACGAGATCAAGAAACGCCAGGTTATAAAAGATTTCCCTGTTTAATTGTCGAAGTTTTATCTAATTCTACCGAAGCCTTTGACCGGGGCGATAAATTTGCCGATTATCAAACACTGGAAAGTCTGCAAGAATATGTTTTAATTAATACCAAACGTCAGCGAGTCGAGTCTTTTCGCCGCAATGAGCAAGGGTTGTGGGTTTTACAATCCTACACAGCAGAACATCAATCATTTCGACTCAACAGCGTGGATTTTGAGGAAACAATGGCATCACTTTACGAAGATGTGGTTTTTGAATAA
- a CDS encoding AbrB/MazE/SpoVT family DNA-binding domain-containing protein: MASATISTKGQVTIPKEIRDYLNLDTGSKVDFVIDENGIVKLIPLNISIQSLSGILHRPGMKSATLEEMEAAIKEGSSDWT; the protein is encoded by the coding sequence ATGGCTAGTGCTACCATCAGCACTAAAGGACAAGTAACTATTCCTAAAGAAATTAGAGATTATCTTAACCTTGATACAGGTAGTAAGGTTGATTTTGTCATTGATGAAAATGGAATAGTTAAATTAATTCCCTTGAATATCTCTATCCAAAGTTTATCAGGGATTTTACACCGTCCGGGAATGAAAAGCGCAACTTTAGAAGAAATGGAAGCTGCAATTAAAGAAGGCTCAAGTGATTGGACTTGA
- a CDS encoding type II toxin-antitoxin system HicA family toxin: protein MSVKRKELIKYLEQNGFYLLREGGNHSIYTNEIKTLPVKRHRTIDRITANEICKQAGLLPNF, encoded by the coding sequence GTGTCAGTCAAGCGAAAAGAGCTAATTAAATACTTAGAGCAAAATGGCTTTTATTTATTAAGGGAAGGAGGAAATCATTCAATTTATACTAATGAGATAAAAACTCTTCCTGTAAAACGTCATCGTACCATTGATCGTATTACTGCTAATGAAATATGTAAACAAGCAGGTTTATTACCTAATTTTTAA
- a CDS encoding type II toxin-antitoxin system HicB family antitoxin → MMKSNVSHNKKSATINHIIIFTNIAMLITYTAKYTKTNSGYMGQLIEWQEVITEGETIEECRAMLQDATKEMVLAYRQQNKEIPTGGSLLEQIPIEV, encoded by the coding sequence ATGATGAAGAGCAATGTCTCCCACAACAAAAAATCAGCTACGATAAATCATATAATTATCTTCACAAACATAGCAATGTTAATTACATACACTGCAAAATATACAAAAACTAATAGCGGATATATGGGACAACTTATTGAATGGCAAGAAGTCATCACAGAAGGAGAAACCATAGAAGAATGTAGAGCTATGTTACAAGATGCAACCAAAGAAATGGTTCTTGCCTATCGTCAACAAAATAAAGAAATTCCCACAGGCGGTTCTTTGCTCGAACAAATTCCTATAGAGGTTTGA